In a single window of the Campylobacter iguaniorum genome:
- a CDS encoding Gfo/Idh/MocA family protein encodes MPLKILIIGFGSIGRRHFEVLSSLKQMNFINLVTKQRLENQICYESLESVDDLQSYDYFVISSPTNLHYEQLKYINENVSNKIIFCEKPLFESKKEHFVPKNQIYVGYVLRYHPLMQKLKNMLGGEKIICINAKCGQYLPAWRPDSDYTKCYSANKNMGGGVLLDLSHEIDYSLWLGGEIKSIKGYQDKVSDLSINSDDLTMLIGKIKHGYINICLDYISKITHRRLFVESMERSFELDFVANRLMVCDKFGVKSEFVVPNLQRNYMFEQMHLDILGERVWACDFEFGLKTMKVIEAIQGVIYE; translated from the coding sequence ATGCCGCTTAAAATATTGATCATAGGCTTTGGTTCCATCGGTCGTAGGCATTTTGAGGTTTTATCTAGCTTAAAACAGATGAATTTTATAAATTTAGTCACGAAACAGCGTCTAGAAAATCAAATTTGCTATGAGAGCTTAGAGAGCGTTGATGACTTGCAAAGTTATGATTATTTTGTTATTTCTTCGCCTACAAATTTGCATTACGAACAACTAAAATATATAAATGAAAATGTTAGTAATAAAATTATATTTTGCGAAAAGCCACTTTTTGAGAGCAAAAAAGAGCATTTCGTACCAAAAAATCAAATTTATGTAGGTTATGTTTTACGTTATCATCCACTCATGCAAAAGCTAAAAAACATGCTTGGGGGCGAAAAAATCATATGTATAAATGCAAAATGCGGTCAGTATCTACCTGCTTGGCGACCTGATAGTGATTATACAAAATGCTATAGCGCAAATAAAAATATGGGCGGTGGAGTTTTGCTAGATCTTAGCCATGAGATTGATTATTCATTGTGGCTTGGTGGTGAGATAAAGAGTATCAAGGGCTACCAAGACAAGGTCAGCGATCTATCCATAAATAGTGATGATCTAACTATGTTAATTGGCAAAATAAAGCATGGTTATATTAATATTTGCTTGGATTATATAAGCAAGATAACGCATAGAAGGCTTTTTGTGGAGAGTATGGAGCGTAGTTTTGAGCTAGATTTTGTGGCAAATCGCTTGATGGTTTGTGATAAATTTGGCGTAAAAAGCGAATTTGTCGTACCAAATTTGCAAAGAAATTATATGTTTGAGCAGATGCATTTAGATATTTTGGGCGAGCGAGTTTGGGCTTGTGATTTTGAGTTTGGACTAAAAACTATGAAAGTGATAGAAGCTATCCAAGGGGTAATTTATGAGTAG
- a CDS encoding acylneuraminate cytidylyltransferase family protein: MYKNKTFLAIIPARGGSKRLPRKNILDLCGKPLIAWSIEAGLKSKYIDKIVVSSDDDEILDISVKFGADTIKRPSELASDTSTTFDAIKHSIDNLEHYDYVVLLQPTSPLRNEKHIDDAIDLLDTKKADFIISVCECEHSPLWTNTLSENLKFDNFLDRKIINTRSQDLTKFYRLNGSIFIANTDKFLHNRSFYGAKNSFAFIMPQIYSIDIDTELDFEISKVIADKQINKWGGVESNLKPLNSQLSIQYFKSLNAA; encoded by the coding sequence GAAAAAATATTCTTGACCTTTGTGGAAAGCCACTTATTGCTTGGAGTATTGAGGCTGGACTAAAAAGTAAATATATAGATAAAATAGTGGTTAGTAGTGATGATGATGAAATACTAGATATATCTGTTAAATTTGGTGCAGATACTATAAAAAGACCATCTGAGTTGGCAAGTGATACAAGTACTACATTTGATGCTATTAAGCATTCGATTGATAATTTGGAGCATTATGATTATGTAGTTTTACTTCAGCCTACAAGTCCATTGCGTAATGAAAAGCATATAGATGATGCCATAGATCTACTTGATACTAAAAAAGCAGATTTTATAATTAGCGTTTGCGAATGTGAACATTCTCCTTTATGGACAAATACGTTATCAGAAAATTTAAAATTTGATAATTTTTTAGATAGAAAAATTATAAATACAAGAAGTCAAGATCTAACAAAATTTTATAGATTGAATGGTTCTATATTTATAGCAAACACAGATAAATTTTTACATAATAGAAGTTTTTATGGTGCTAAAAATTCATTTGCTTTTATTATGCCCCAAATTTATTCAATAGATATAGACACAGAGCTTGATTTTGAAATTTCTAAAGTTATAGCAGATAAACAAATAAATAAGTGGGGGGGGGTAGAATCTAATTTAAAACCTCTTAACTCTCAATTGTCTATACAATACTTTAAGAGTTTAAATGCCGCTTAA
- a CDS encoding ABC transporter ATP-binding protein/permease: MLIKDNILYIFIYKNILIDIGDELDFNLVKFLLKDICLLNFKKIRYILSKHDKIYLLILLFMSIFLSLIETVGISAIMPFITVATNPAQITQNVYFKTIYDFLGFDKEINFVMAFGVLLIIFYIFRALYNILYAYLLNKFAFSRYYIFSFQLFKKYINFPYVNFVKRNSSQLTKAIITEAYNLSIYIQNLLMVLSEIFIIVLLYSILLIVDWKMTLVLTFILGVKILFLMKLLTSKIKYQGKKRSDAQLAFYKILDETFGNFKIVKFIQNEKKILNEFSKASTDYSIANITNAALQQLPKNILETIGFGSLITIVIFILIKYEDASIVLPIISMYALALYRMLPAINRILSSYNTMLFLSKSLDIVYEELQYNPPIEGNKNISFKSEIKLNDISFEYIASKPVLNHTSLKIKKGEKIAFIGESGSGKSTLVDLIIGLYRPTSGEIYIDGIVLNDENIRSWRSKIGYIPQSIYLFDGTVKENIAFGYDLDESKVVECLKKANIYEFLLQKDGINTKVGEGGIQLSGGQKQRIGIARALYDNPEILVLDEATSALDNDTEAKIMDEIYEVSSDKTLIIIAHRLSTIERCERKIRLNKGEVLS; encoded by the coding sequence TTGCTTATAAAAGATAATATTTTGTATATATTTATATATAAAAATATTCTTATAGATATAGGTGATGAGCTAGATTTTAACCTAGTAAAATTTTTATTAAAGGATATTTGTTTGTTAAATTTTAAAAAAATAAGATACATATTATCAAAACATGATAAAATATATTTGCTTATATTGTTATTTATGAGTATATTTTTATCATTGATAGAAACAGTTGGAATCTCTGCGATAATGCCTTTTATAACGGTTGCTACAAATCCGGCTCAAATTACACAAAATGTATATTTTAAAACTATATATGATTTTTTAGGTTTTGACAAAGAGATAAATTTTGTTATGGCTTTTGGAGTTTTACTTATAATATTTTATATTTTTAGAGCTTTATACAATATATTATATGCTTATTTGTTAAATAAATTTGCTTTTAGTAGATATTATATTTTTTCATTTCAGTTATTTAAAAAATATATTAATTTTCCGTATGTAAATTTTGTCAAAAGAAATAGCTCACAACTCACAAAAGCTATAATTACCGAGGCATATAATTTATCAATTTATATTCAAAATTTATTAATGGTCTTATCAGAGATTTTTATTATTGTCTTATTATACTCTATTTTATTAATAGTAGATTGGAAAATGACCTTAGTTTTGACTTTTATTTTGGGAGTAAAAATTTTATTTCTTATGAAACTATTGACAAGTAAGATAAAGTATCAAGGGAAAAAAAGATCGGATGCACAATTAGCATTTTATAAAATATTGGACGAAACTTTTGGGAATTTTAAGATTGTTAAATTTATACAAAATGAAAAAAAAATATTGAATGAGTTTTCAAAGGCAAGTACCGATTATTCGATAGCAAATATCACAAATGCAGCACTACAACAGCTTCCAAAAAATATTTTAGAAACTATAGGATTTGGTTCTTTAATCACTATAGTCATATTTATTCTTATAAAATACGAAGACGCTAGTATTGTATTGCCTATTATATCAATGTATGCTTTGGCTTTATATAGAATGTTGCCGGCAATAAATAGGATATTAAGCAGCTATAACACAATGCTTTTTCTATCAAAATCATTAGATATAGTTTATGAAGAACTTCAATATAACCCACCTATAGAAGGTAATAAAAATATAAGTTTTAAAAGCGAAATAAAATTAAATGATATTTCGTTTGAGTATATCGCATCAAAGCCAGTTTTAAATCATACTTCTTTGAAAATAAAAAAAGGAGAAAAGATAGCTTTTATAGGGGAAAGCGGGAGTGGAAAATCAACACTAGTAGATTTGATCATTGGGCTATATAGACCAACGAGTGGAGAAATATATATAGATGGAATTGTGCTTAATGATGAAAATATAAGATCTTGGCGATCCAAAATAGGGTATATACCTCAGTCAATATATCTTTTTGATGGAACGGTAAAAGAAAATATCGCATTTGGATATGATTTAGACGAATCTAAAGTAGTTGAATGTCTTAAAAAGGCAAATATTTATGAATTTTTATTGCAAAAAGATGGTATAAATACAAAAGTTGGCGAGGGTGGAATTCAACTTAGTGGAGGTCAAAAGCAACGTATTGGTATAGCACGAGCTTTGTATGATAACCCAGAAATTTTAGTATTAGATGAAGCGACTTCAGCTCTTGATAATGACACTGAAGCTAAAATTATGGATGAAATTTACGAAGTTAGTAGTGATAAAACGCTTATCATCATTGCTCATAGGCTAAGCACCATAGAGAGATGCGAGAGAAAGATAAGACTTAATAAAGGAGAGGTACTAAGTTGA
- a CDS encoding glycosyltransferase gives MECYIKPKIYYLTRSYHPYQKGGGPLMRNGAVKYLQELGYEVIVVMPNYNNRDFIIENNIWQIPFKGKYIQKLVSFLERIGFYEDYLDKWVCNAFEYLKDKVSQNDIVFATSGGELGTIKLGSILKNKFKIAQIYYKSCRFIINLHDPIDYTLVHGKKLNTKFHISREAQEQKYLSNSDLIITSSKSNQTSLISKYPEFKDKIKCNYFGYIEKINIVGNRYQKSNKLKIAYIGNMSATQKPEILYQAYKRLSKKENIEIYFIGNYKNYKPLCNIYESNVHLIDFMPHKELLKFMTENIDIGFVSLANDYLGACVPSKIYEYINLELPMIGALPSGDGMEIINNNNYGIACKYYDTEGISDAILKFSDKLFLEKIRNNIIDDKHLWAMSLKIKEVDLLLKELIYEN, from the coding sequence ATGGAATGTTATATAAAACCTAAAATTTATTATCTAACTCGCTCATATCATCCATATCAAAAAGGTGGCGGTCCTCTTATGAGAAATGGGGCGGTGAAATATTTGCAAGAGTTAGGGTATGAGGTTATAGTAGTAATGCCCAATTATAACAATAGAGATTTTATTATAGAGAATAATATTTGGCAAATACCATTTAAAGGCAAATATATTCAAAAATTGGTTTCTTTTTTAGAACGGATTGGATTCTATGAGGATTATCTTGATAAATGGGTATGTAATGCCTTTGAGTATTTAAAAGATAAGGTTAGTCAAAATGATATTGTTTTTGCTACTAGTGGAGGTGAGCTTGGAACTATAAAATTAGGGTCTATTTTAAAAAATAAATTTAAAATCGCGCAGATTTATTATAAATCGTGCAGATTTATTATAAATCTGCACGACCCCATAGACTATACTTTAGTTCATGGTAAAAAATTAAATACCAAATTTCATATTAGTAGGGAAGCTCAAGAGCAAAAATATTTAAGCAATAGTGATCTTATTATTACATCTTCAAAATCAAATCAAACCTCTTTGATATCTAAATATCCAGAGTTTAAGGACAAAATAAAATGTAATTATTTTGGTTATATTGAAAAAATAAATATTGTCGGCAATAGATATCAAAAATCAAATAAATTAAAAATAGCATATATAGGAAATATGAGCGCTACTCAGAAACCTGAAATTTTATATCAAGCGTATAAAAGACTCAGTAAAAAAGAAAATATTGAGATATATTTTATAGGAAATTACAAAAACTACAAACCTCTATGCAATATATATGAGAGTAACGTGCACTTAATAGATTTTATGCCACATAAAGAACTTTTAAAATTTATGACTGAAAATATAGATATTGGATTTGTAAGTTTAGCAAATGACTATTTGGGTGCTTGTGTTCCGTCTAAGATTTACGAATATATAAATTTAGAACTTCCCATGATAGGAGCTCTGCCAAGTGGTGATGGAATGGAAATAATTAACAATAATAATTACGGGATAGCATGTAAGTACTATGATACCGAAGGGATCAGCGATGCTATTTTAAAATTTAGTGATAAATTATTTTTGGAAAAGATAAGAAATAATATAATTGATGATAAGCACTTATGGGCTATGAGTTTAAAAATTAAAGAAGTTGATTTATTATTGAAAGAGTTAATTTATGAAAATTAG
- a CDS encoding BFO_1060 family glycosyltransferase, protein MPYFWGWNRDKKLYVDKIILWSTRSKNHFLSAYPKFEEKIAVSGATGFDRYKLFKFTNKTNFLNKHKLKYKKIIGIGSFVFDLYFDKLLEQTIKLGACPKENIELFQQDRFKLHEIYKKLIENNKDILFILRYHPGTVNFEKNEFYGFEHYENVFISNSFTNTDIKITDIINISDLWVAYESTTIMEAWLLGKQTFLINPTRSDFIRENVHKGSPIVKTIEEAQKLIDEFFSTNTIKSFEDLKNIRRQVIKDTIEHDDGKNYQRAAREIIKILNNKEYKEIKFSFKIYIEAAKQILKLFLSKTILKNRWPELKYKSNFAKKYQDMYSKVIKI, encoded by the coding sequence ATACCATATTTTTGGGGTTGGAACAGAGATAAAAAATTGTATGTAGATAAAATAATTTTATGGAGTACTCGTTCTAAAAATCACTTTTTAAGCGCTTATCCTAAATTTGAAGAAAAAATAGCTGTTTCGGGTGCGACTGGTTTTGATAGATATAAGCTTTTTAAATTTACAAATAAAACTAATTTTCTAAATAAGCACAAATTAAAATATAAAAAAATAATAGGAATAGGTAGCTTTGTTTTTGATTTATATTTTGATAAATTATTAGAGCAGACTATTAAACTTGGTGCATGCCCAAAAGAAAATATAGAATTATTTCAGCAAGATAGATTTAAATTGCACGAAATATATAAAAAGCTTATTGAAAATAATAAAGATATCCTATTTATTCTTAGATATCACCCAGGTACTGTTAATTTTGAAAAAAATGAATTTTATGGATTTGAACATTATGAAAATGTATTTATATCAAATAGTTTTACAAATACTGATATAAAAATAACTGATATAATAAATATTTCCGATTTATGGGTGGCTTATGAATCTACAACTATAATGGAAGCTTGGTTGCTTGGAAAACAAACATTTTTGATAAATCCTACAAGAAGTGATTTTATAAGAGAAAATGTACATAAAGGTTCGCCGATAGTAAAAACAATAGAAGAGGCTCAAAAATTAATAGATGAGTTTTTTTCAACAAATACTATAAAATCTTTTGAGGATTTGAAAAATATTAGACGGCAAGTAATAAAAGATACTATAGAGCATGATGATGGAAAAAATTATCAAAGGGCGGCGAGAGAAATTATTAAAATTTTAAATAATAAAGAATATAAAGAGATAAAGTTTAGTTTTAAGATATATATTGAGGCTGCTAAACAAATTTTAAAATTATTTTTATCAAAAACAATTTTAAAAAATAGATGGCCAGAATTAAAATATAAAAGTAATTTTGCAAAAAAATATCAAGATATGTATAGCAAAGTAATAAAAATTTGA
- the asnB gene encoding asparagine synthase (glutamine-hydrolyzing) produces the protein MCGISGFFSYQNTCKTKKYYQAHKKIAHRGPDDEGFIFRNENNTFEFLSGDDTIEELKGYAHIVSKNSSSLLLGHRRLSIIDLTPLGHQPFVFENLYLVYNGEIFNYIELRDELIALGYDFNTNSDTEVFLKAYHCWGVESFNKFNGMWAAAIYDRDEDNIVLTRDRFGIKPLYYSIINNNLIFGSEIKFISSFFDKLESNQQMIYEYLRFNHIDHTKQTLFKDIYELEPSTFMIYSKENIKIKKYFELFDVESSKDIIERYLKESIKLRMRSDVEVGSLLSGGIDSSAILGIINKEKYISKFQTFSAVFYEEQFSEKMYIDEFVAENLDLKKHFIYPNIANFNEIIDELIYIQEEPFRSLAVFSQYEIYKYIKENTNVVVLLNGQGADEIFTGYTKFYYIYFLELLRTCKFKLFLNEIFSFKKNRSLSFMNILMQLIKTLISIFMPRKDKYKIFNGNFMPTKPFNKFRDLLKNNLYQNLTFSALREYLKYEDKNSMRFSLESRLPFLDYRLVLSIFSLSNQDKIRDGISKFTLRQILKNKIPQKTLDRKDKMGFVSPQEIWQRTILKDDLDLAFGDIKQNGLFGFINTKKLIDMYNSYQEGKDQDWAFIWRVYCLYKWKKVWNVI, from the coding sequence ATGTGTGGAATAAGTGGATTTTTTTCATACCAAAATACTTGTAAAACAAAAAAATATTACCAAGCCCATAAAAAAATAGCCCATAGAGGGCCAGATGATGAGGGGTTTATTTTTAGAAATGAAAATAATACATTTGAATTTTTAAGTGGGGATGATACAATAGAAGAATTAAAAGGATATGCCCATATCGTTAGTAAAAATAGTTCGTCATTACTGCTTGGACATAGAAGACTTAGCATTATAGACTTAACACCGCTTGGTCATCAGCCATTCGTTTTTGAAAATCTATATTTGGTTTATAATGGAGAAATTTTTAATTATATTGAACTCAGAGATGAGCTTATAGCCTTAGGTTATGATTTTAATACTAATAGTGATACAGAGGTTTTTTTAAAAGCTTACCATTGTTGGGGTGTAGAATCTTTTAATAAATTTAATGGTATGTGGGCGGCTGCAATTTATGATAGAGATGAAGATAATATTGTTTTAACTCGTGATAGATTTGGTATAAAGCCACTTTATTACTCAATTATAAATAATAATCTTATATTTGGAAGTGAGATTAAATTTATAAGTTCTTTTTTTGATAAGTTAGAATCTAACCAGCAGATGATATATGAATATTTGCGGTTTAATCACATAGATCATACAAAGCAGACTTTATTTAAAGATATTTATGAACTTGAACCGAGCACTTTTATGATTTATTCCAAAGAAAATATAAAAATTAAAAAATATTTTGAACTTTTTGATGTTGAGTCTTCAAAGGATATTATTGAAAGATATTTAAAGGAAAGTATAAAACTAAGAATGCGTTCGGATGTTGAAGTTGGTTCATTACTTAGTGGTGGTATTGATTCATCGGCTATTTTAGGAATAATTAATAAAGAAAAATATATAAGTAAATTTCAAACCTTTTCCGCAGTATTTTATGAAGAACAGTTTAGCGAAAAAATGTATATAGATGAATTTGTTGCAGAGAATTTAGATTTAAAAAAACATTTTATTTATCCTAATATTGCAAATTTTAATGAGATAATAGATGAGCTAATTTATATTCAAGAAGAACCTTTTAGGAGTTTAGCTGTATTTTCTCAGTATGAAATATATAAATATATAAAAGAAAACACAAATGTAGTTGTTCTTTTAAATGGACAGGGTGCTGATGAAATATTTACAGGATATACAAAATTTTATTATATATATTTTTTAGAATTATTAAGAACTTGTAAATTTAAGTTATTTTTAAATGAAATTTTCTCTTTTAAAAAGAATAGAAGTTTATCATTTATGAATATTCTAATGCAGCTTATAAAAACTTTGATTAGTATTTTTATGCCTAGAAAAGATAAGTATAAAATTTTTAATGGTAATTTTATGCCAACAAAACCTTTCAATAAATTTAGAGATTTATTGAAAAATAATTTATATCAAAATTTGACTTTTTCTGCTTTAAGGGAATATCTAAAATATGAAGATAAAAATTCTATGAGATTTTCTTTGGAAAGCAGACTTCCCTTTTTGGATTATAGATTGGTTTTAAGTATATTTTCTTTAAGTAATCAAGATAAAATTAGAGATGGTATTTCAAAATTTACACTTAGACAAATACTAAAAAATAAAATACCACAAAAAACACTTGATAGAAAAGATAAAATGGGTTTTGTATCTCCTCAAGAGATATGGCAAAGAACTATTTTGAAAGATGATTTAGATTTAGCATTTGGAGATATTAAACAAAATGGCTTATTTGGCTTTATAAATACAAAAAAATTGATAGATATGTATAATTCTTATCAGGAAGGCAAAGATCAAGATTGGGCTTTTATATGGAGAGTATATTGTTTATATAAATGGAAAAAAGTATGGAATGTTATATAA
- a CDS encoding acylneuraminate cytidylyltransferase family protein, translated as MSSVLCTICARGGSKGVKNKNIKELCGKPLIAHTIAQAKECGLFDHIVISTDSDEIADVATRYGAEVFFKRSDELASDIAGKLEVIKDAFLRSEEHYGVKFEHLIDLDATSPLRLPSDIINAYEQFLKDDNDNLITAMPSRRSPYFNLIEQDKSGKISLSKKLYFNVLRRQDAPKSYDMNASIYIWKRDVLLSENSLFLDKTGLYVMPEMRSIDIDCELDFKFVEFIMSEKKC; from the coding sequence ATGAGTAGTGTTTTATGCACGATTTGTGCTAGAGGCGGTAGCAAAGGTGTAAAAAATAAAAACATAAAAGAGCTTTGTGGTAAACCACTCATTGCTCACACAATCGCTCAAGCTAAGGAGTGTGGGCTCTTTGACCACATTGTCATAAGCACTGATAGTGATGAGATAGCTGACGTGGCTACAAGGTATGGTGCTGAAGTGTTTTTTAAAAGAAGCGATGAATTAGCCAGCGATATAGCTGGAAAACTTGAGGTCATAAAAGACGCTTTTTTGAGAAGCGAGGAACATTATGGGGTTAAATTTGAGCATTTGATTGATTTAGACGCTACTTCTCCGTTAAGGTTGCCAAGCGATATAATAAATGCTTACGAGCAGTTTTTAAAAGATGATAATGATAACCTAATAACTGCGATGCCAAGCAGAAGAAGCCCATATTTTAACCTAATCGAGCAAGACAAGAGTGGCAAAATTTCGCTATCAAAAAAGCTGTATTTTAATGTTCTTAGGCGTCAAGACGCACCAAAAAGCTATGATATGAATGCTTCTATTTATATCTGGAAAAGAGATGTTTTGCTAAGTGAGAATTCGTTATTTTTGGATAAAACTGGGCTTTATGTGATGCCTGAAATGCGTTCCATAGATATAGATTGCGAGTTGGATTTTAAATTTGTTGAGTTTATTATGAGTGAGAAAAAATGCTAA
- a CDS encoding oxidoreductase, translated as MLKNKVIVIAGAAGAIGAEFVKVVAKNGANVIIADINEENGLKLKDEINAKFGQDRADFFKFDLTSKENICECIEFADLKFGKIDAVVNAAYPRTKTFGNHFFDVSYEDFCANTNLQLGGAFLITQQFASYFKTQGYGNIINLSSIQGVVAPKFQTYKGTNMSSPVAYSAIKAGVIHMTKYVAKYLKGTNIKVNCISPGGILAGQNAKFLEQYREVCLNKGMLDASDLNGALLFLLSDGSEFVNGQNIVVDDGFCL; from the coding sequence ATGCTAAAAAACAAAGTAATAGTAATAGCTGGAGCAGCTGGAGCCATAGGGGCTGAGTTCGTAAAAGTGGTAGCAAAAAACGGTGCAAATGTCATTATCGCAGACATAAATGAAGAAAATGGCTTAAAGCTAAAAGATGAGATAAATGCTAAATTTGGGCAAGATAGAGCTGATTTTTTTAAATTTGACCTGACAAGCAAAGAGAATATTTGCGAATGTATTGAGTTTGCTGATTTGAAATTTGGTAAGATTGATGCAGTGGTGAATGCTGCTTATCCAAGGACAAAAACTTTTGGAAACCACTTTTTTGATGTGAGTTATGAGGATTTTTGTGCAAATACAAATTTGCAGCTTGGCGGAGCATTTTTAATTACACAGCAATTTGCTAGCTATTTCAAGACTCAAGGATATGGGAATATCATAAATTTATCATCCATTCAAGGAGTTGTAGCTCCTAAATTTCAGACGTATAAAGGCACAAATATGAGCTCTCCAGTGGCATATAGCGCAATCAAAGCTGGAGTCATACATATGACAAAATACGTCGCAAAATACCTAAAGGGCACAAATATAAAGGTTAATTGCATAAGTCCTGGTGGTATTTTGGCGGGGCAAAACGCGAAATTTTTGGAGCAATACCGTGAAGTTTGTCTAAACAAAGGTATGCTTGATGCAAGTGATTTAAACGGAGCATTGCTATTTTTGCTTAGCGATGGAAGTGAGTTTGTAAATGGTCAAAATATCGTTGTAGACGATGGATTTTGTTTATAA
- a CDS encoding class I SAM-dependent methyltransferase produces the protein MNKIFHDGKYYSELEIKEIVKRYYQSAFSRKIDRHVQMQTLFPDTLDNKSKILDYGCGMGGVSQLFYDRYGCNVDGVDISENELIKAKIAFGDNAKLNFLLLSQFGFPKNTYDLVFSSQVIEHVHNPGNYLSNINNMLKNDGYLLIGLPNIVNINYLINLILFSNKRAIKTSKKILNSYNKASDHINGWDPFHFINLCSSCGFELVKYIPTEETPISFFLQRIPFIGKYIYRLPFTTRLSYTMFFLFKKSKNIKININD, from the coding sequence ATGAATAAAATATTTCATGATGGTAAGTATTATTCTGAGCTGGAGATTAAAGAAATTGTAAAAAGATACTATCAATCTGCTTTTTCAAGAAAGATTGACCGTCATGTTCAAATGCAAACCTTATTTCCAGATACATTAGACAATAAAAGTAAAATTCTAGACTATGGATGTGGAATGGGGGGGGTCAGCCAGTTGTTTTATGATAGATATGGTTGCAATGTAGATGGTGTGGATATATCTGAGAATGAACTAATTAAAGCCAAGATTGCATTTGGTGATAATGCTAAATTAAATTTTTTATTGTTGAGTCAATTTGGTTTTCCGAAAAATACTTACGATTTAGTATTTAGCTCTCAAGTTATAGAACATGTCCATAATCCTGGAAATTATCTATCAAATATAAATAATATGCTGAAAAATGATGGTTATTTATTAATCGGATTACCAAATATTGTTAATATTAATTATTTAATAAATTTGATATTATTTTCAAATAAAAGAGCTATTAAGACATCAAAAAAAATACTTAATAGCTATAATAAAGCAAGCGATCACATTAATGGCTGGGATCCATTCCATTTTATCAATCTTTGCTCCTCATGCGGTTTTGAGTTGGTTAAGTATATCCCAACAGAAGAAACTCCGATTTCATTCTTCCTCCAAAGAATTCCATTTATAGGAAAGTATATTTATAGGTTGCCTTTTACAACAAGGTTATCATATACAATGTTTTTCTTATTTAAAAAATCCAAGAATATAAAGATAAATATTAATGATTAA